From Deltaproteobacteria bacterium, one genomic window encodes:
- a CDS encoding acetyl-CoA C-acetyltransferase, with protein sequence MESTVIVSAARTPMGSFLGSLKDVPASQLGAAAIKEAVRRAGVEAAQVEEVVMGNVLMAGQGQAPARQATIHAGLPLGTYAHTINKMCGSGMKAVMLADQAIRVGDRSVMVAGGMESMSQAPMLLAKAREGYRMGHAQMIDSMIHDGLWDAYNNKHMGSCAELCATKYDFGRAAQDQFAADSYRKAQTSVKSGRFKREIVEVSVPQRKGDPVIVSEDEEPGRGDIDKLGGLRAAFEKNGTITAGNASTINDGAAALVLMGEKRARELGMKPLARIVGQAEASLDPEWFTMGPAAACENLLKKISWKKEDVDLWELNEAFSIVGLANVKKLGIDPARVNIRGGAVALGHPIGASGARIIVTLIHALQDEKKKRGVASLCIGGGEGVAVAIEMI encoded by the coding sequence ATGGAATCCACCGTCATCGTCTCCGCCGCCCGCACACCGATGGGCTCGTTTCTGGGCTCCCTGAAGGACGTCCCGGCCAGCCAGCTTGGCGCTGCCGCCATCAAGGAGGCTGTTCGCCGTGCCGGGGTCGAGGCCGCCCAGGTCGAGGAAGTGGTCATGGGCAACGTGCTGATGGCAGGTCAGGGACAGGCCCCGGCCCGTCAGGCGACGATTCACGCGGGGCTTCCCCTGGGAACCTATGCCCATACGATCAACAAGATGTGCGGTTCCGGCATGAAGGCCGTCATGCTGGCTGACCAGGCGATCCGCGTTGGCGACCGCAGTGTCATGGTCGCGGGCGGAATGGAATCGATGAGCCAGGCGCCGATGCTGCTCGCCAAGGCCCGCGAGGGTTACCGCATGGGCCATGCCCAGATGATCGACTCGATGATCCACGACGGGTTGTGGGACGCCTACAACAACAAGCACATGGGAAGCTGTGCCGAGCTGTGCGCGACGAAGTACGACTTCGGCCGCGCCGCACAGGACCAGTTCGCCGCCGACAGCTACCGCAAGGCGCAGACCTCGGTGAAGAGCGGCAGGTTCAAGCGGGAGATCGTCGAGGTGAGCGTCCCGCAGCGCAAGGGCGACCCGGTCATCGTGAGCGAGGACGAGGAGCCCGGCCGCGGCGACATTGACAAGCTGGGCGGACTGCGGGCGGCGTTCGAGAAGAACGGCACTATCACGGCTGGCAACGCCAGCACCATCAACGATGGCGCCGCCGCGCTGGTCCTGATGGGCGAAAAGCGCGCCAGGGAACTGGGCATGAAGCCGCTGGCCCGCATCGTGGGACAGGCCGAGGCCTCGCTGGACCCCGAGTGGTTCACGATGGGACCGGCTGCGGCCTGTGAAAACCTGCTGAAGAAGATCAGCTGGAAGAAAGAGGACGTTGACCTCTGGGAACTGAACGAGGCGTTCTCCATCGTCGGGCTGGCCAACGTGAAAAAGCTCGGCATTGACCCGGCGAGGGTCAATATCCGCGGCGGCGCGGTGGCCCTCGGCCACCCGATCGGGGCTTCCGGCGCCCGGATCATCGTGACACTGATCCATGCCCTCCAGGACGAGAAGAAGAAGCGCGGCGTTGCTTCGCTCTGCATCGGCGGCGGGGAAGGCGTGGCCGTGGCGATTGAAATGATCTGA
- a CDS encoding gluconate 2-dehydrogenase subunit 3 family protein yields MSGTETPGPGAAGIPRRSFLKVGAIGTAAVAAGGVALALRQTVLRDLPKDGLMVFTPKEYAIFAAVADIVCPPRAEGVPNATDLDVARTADRQLAKLDVAVQKEFKILLNLFDSALAGFLFDGRLKPFTQLSPAKQAEAFMAWGDSGVPFRRTAFEALKRLAGAMYYIQPSIWERTGYNGPPDVSGYREAIRQKREAAAREAPAPEEPR; encoded by the coding sequence ATGAGCGGAACAGAGACACCCGGGCCGGGAGCGGCGGGAATACCCCGGCGCAGCTTTCTCAAGGTGGGCGCCATTGGGACTGCCGCCGTTGCCGCGGGCGGAGTCGCCCTCGCGCTCCGTCAGACTGTTTTGCGCGATCTCCCCAAGGATGGCCTGATGGTCTTCACACCAAAGGAATACGCCATCTTCGCAGCAGTGGCGGATATTGTCTGTCCGCCGCGTGCCGAGGGTGTTCCGAATGCGACCGACCTCGACGTCGCCCGCACGGCCGACCGGCAGCTGGCCAAACTGGATGTTGCCGTCCAGAAAGAGTTCAAGATCCTTCTCAATCTGTTCGATAGCGCGCTCGCCGGTTTCCTGTTCGACGGCCGCCTGAAGCCGTTCACGCAGCTTTCCCCGGCCAAACAGGCCGAGGCTTTCATGGCGTGGGGAGATTCGGGAGTCCCCTTCCGTCGCACCGCTTTTGAAGCCCTGAAGCGGCTAGCTGGCGCGATGTACTACATCCAGCCTTCCATCTGGGAACGGACTGGTTACAACGGTCCGCCGGACGTGAGCGGATATCGCGAAGCGATACGCCAGAAACGGGAAGCTGCCGCCCGCGAGGCTCCGGCCCCGGAGGAACCCCGCTGA
- a CDS encoding acyl-CoA/acyl-ACP dehydrogenase has protein sequence MPLDFTMPDELKQIRASAEKMVRKFDPVIEQMRHDIHVNRRFPQELWDAAAEAGFLGALVPEAYGGTDIGITAMGVAMETMTSHGLGNVLFVLTPMDALCILRHGSEEMKKEYLPQIASGKLKFCFAITEPDAGSNTFRITTHAKKDGDDYVINGQKTFITGADVADYMLLVTRTTPYEDLKAKNLPKTHGFGLFIVPTNIKGLEKRKIPTHGIEGMNQFTLFLDNVRLPARSLVGQHDQGFLPMFEALNPERILAGFSASGSIDYLLSRAVKYAKERSVFGGKPIGAYQGIQHPLAEIKIEAEAMRLMTYKAAWAYDAKLPATEVGTYANYAKYLAAEIAIKAADRAIQTMGGYGFSEEYGVIHHWTGMRLMRTAPVSKEMILSFVSEHILGLPRSY, from the coding sequence ATGCCGCTCGATTTCACCATGCCCGACGAACTCAAGCAGATCCGCGCCTCGGCCGAAAAGATGGTCCGAAAGTTCGATCCCGTGATCGAGCAGATGCGGCACGACATTCATGTCAACCGCCGGTTTCCGCAGGAGCTGTGGGACGCCGCCGCCGAGGCGGGATTTCTCGGCGCGCTGGTGCCCGAAGCCTATGGCGGTACCGATATCGGCATCACGGCGATGGGCGTGGCGATGGAGACCATGACCTCGCACGGCCTGGGCAATGTCCTGTTCGTGCTGACGCCGATGGACGCGCTCTGCATCCTCCGGCACGGCTCCGAGGAGATGAAAAAGGAGTACCTGCCGCAGATCGCCAGCGGAAAGCTCAAGTTCTGCTTTGCCATTACCGAGCCGGACGCGGGTTCCAACACCTTCCGGATCACCACGCACGCGAAGAAGGATGGCGACGACTACGTCATCAACGGCCAGAAGACCTTTATTACCGGTGCCGACGTGGCCGACTACATGCTGCTCGTGACGCGAACGACGCCGTACGAGGATCTCAAGGCAAAGAACCTGCCCAAGACCCATGGTTTTGGCCTCTTTATCGTTCCGACGAACATCAAGGGACTGGAAAAGCGGAAAATCCCCACCCACGGCATCGAGGGAATGAACCAGTTCACGCTGTTCCTCGATAATGTGCGCCTTCCGGCCCGCAGCCTCGTGGGCCAGCACGACCAGGGCTTTCTCCCTATGTTCGAGGCGCTGAACCCCGAACGCATCCTGGCAGGATTTTCGGCATCGGGCTCCATTGATTACCTCCTCTCACGGGCAGTGAAATACGCCAAGGAGAGGAGCGTGTTCGGCGGCAAGCCGATCGGGGCCTACCAGGGAATCCAGCACCCGCTGGCCGAGATCAAGATCGAGGCGGAAGCGATGCGTCTCATGACCTACAAGGCGGCCTGGGCCTATGACGCCAAGCTCCCGGCTACCGAGGTCGGCACCTATGCCAACTACGCCAAATACCTGGCCGCCGAAATTGCCATCAAGGCGGCAGACCGGGCCATTCAGACCATGGGCGGATACGGATTCTCCGAGGAATACGGCGTCATCCACCACTGGACCGGGATGCGCCTGATGCGAACGGCGCCTGTCTCGAAGGAGATGATCCTCTCGTTCGTGAGCGAGCATATCCTGGGCCTGCCGCGCAGCTACTGA
- a CDS encoding GMC family oxidoreductase produces MAIYRGTELEKDLSLECDVCIVGSGAGGAHVAARLAAAGKRVIVLEEGGYYTSDDFNMDEAEMFHHLYQEHANRATADLSISILQGRSVGGTTTVNWTTSFRTPKPVMDYWAGRFGVENLTYDALVPHWERVEERLNIREVPLDFMNRNNRVLWDGATKLGWEPHLLKRNVRDCASLGYCGMGCPLDAKQSMLVTMIPEAVDHGADVYANVRVQTIESEGSRISKVNGVAMHPDGNRTTSRTITVRSKVTVLSGGAINNPALLLRSKLGNRNGRVGKRTFLHPVIASAAIFDDPIEPFYGAPQSVASHYFQDRGPDKMGFFIEAAPIFPVFGGSASPGIGKDLQEIMDALYRMNATVAIGIDGFDDKDLDEGATVTLKDGGHPKIDYKWTPRLSEMLREGNKRVVEIQLAAGAAYTQSFHTRGVKIRSTSELSKLDSAPYEPNRVKCFTAHQMGGCIMGKDPKVSVVDSRLKHHEFDNLFIIDGSVFPTSLGVNPQLSIYGLSSWASQHVIAAV; encoded by the coding sequence ATGGCCATTTACCGGGGCACGGAACTGGAGAAAGACCTCTCGCTGGAATGCGACGTCTGCATCGTGGGATCGGGAGCAGGCGGTGCCCATGTGGCGGCGCGGCTCGCGGCCGCCGGCAAGCGGGTGATCGTTCTGGAAGAAGGCGGCTACTACACCAGCGACGATTTCAACATGGACGAAGCGGAGATGTTCCATCATCTCTACCAGGAACACGCCAACCGGGCGACAGCCGATCTCTCCATCTCCATCCTTCAGGGCCGCTCTGTCGGCGGAACGACGACAGTCAACTGGACAACGAGCTTCCGGACGCCGAAGCCGGTCATGGACTACTGGGCCGGCCGGTTCGGCGTCGAGAACCTCACCTACGATGCCCTCGTCCCACACTGGGAACGGGTGGAGGAACGCCTCAATATCCGCGAAGTCCCGCTGGATTTCATGAACCGGAACAACCGGGTGCTCTGGGACGGCGCGACGAAGCTCGGATGGGAGCCCCACCTCCTGAAACGCAACGTCCGCGACTGCGCCTCACTCGGGTACTGCGGCATGGGCTGTCCCTTGGATGCCAAGCAGTCGATGCTGGTAACCATGATCCCCGAGGCCGTGGACCATGGCGCGGATGTCTATGCGAACGTCCGTGTCCAGACCATCGAGTCCGAGGGAAGCCGGATATCGAAGGTGAACGGTGTTGCCATGCACCCGGACGGAAACCGGACCACCAGCCGGACGATTACGGTCCGGTCGAAGGTGACGGTGCTCTCCGGGGGGGCCATCAACAACCCCGCCCTGCTCCTCAGGTCGAAGCTGGGCAACCGCAACGGCCGGGTCGGGAAGCGCACCTTCCTGCATCCGGTTATCGCCTCGGCCGCCATATTCGACGACCCGATCGAGCCCTTTTACGGCGCGCCGCAGTCAGTGGCATCGCACTACTTCCAGGATCGCGGGCCGGACAAAATGGGATTCTTCATCGAAGCGGCCCCGATCTTCCCTGTCTTCGGCGGATCGGCCTCCCCCGGCATCGGCAAGGATCTGCAGGAGATCATGGACGCCCTGTACCGGATGAACGCGACCGTCGCGATCGGTATTGACGGTTTCGACGACAAGGATCTGGACGAGGGCGCCACTGTGACGCTGAAGGACGGCGGCCATCCGAAAATCGACTACAAGTGGACGCCGCGCCTGTCGGAAATGCTCCGCGAGGGAAACAAGCGGGTCGTCGAGATCCAGCTTGCCGCCGGAGCGGCCTATACCCAGTCGTTCCATACTCGCGGGGTAAAGATCAGGTCGACATCCGAGCTGTCGAAACTGGATTCGGCACCCTATGAGCCCAACCGGGTCAAATGTTTCACCGCGCACCAGATGGGCGGCTGTATCATGGGCAAGGATCCGAAGGTTTCGGTGGTCGATTCCCGGCTGAAGCACCATGAGTTCGACAACCTGTTCATTATCGACGGATCGGTGTTCCCCACCTCGCTGGGCGTCAACCCGCAGCTCTCCATCTACGGCCTGTCATCGTGGGCCAGCCAGCACGTCATTGCGGCGGTGTAA